AGCTGGTGACCATTATGAACGAGTCAGGCACGACGGTTTTCCTCAAGATTTATCGGTCTCAATCGTGCCGATGACTGTGCGGGTAACGATGCAGGAAAAACAAACGGTCTCATTCCCTGTTCAAATTGATTTAGAAAATCAAGGAGAGCTCGAAGAAGGGTATACGATAGGGACCCCAACGGTTAATCCTTCAGCAGTTGATGTAACTGCTGCACAGGGGATTATAGAACAAATTGCCTCAGTGCGTACGTCTGTCGATGTATCAGGAAGAAATAGTCCGTTTCAAGAGAACGGGGCTGTGATCGTTCTTGACCAGAATGGCAATGAAATCCCGGTTAATACTGATCCACCTGCTGTGGAAGTAACAGTACCGATCACAAGCCCGAACAAGGAAGTTCCTGTGAACATCGAACGTGAAGGAGAAGTAAATGAAGGGTTAGCGATTGATTCGATTACGGCAAACCCAGATACGGTAACAATTTATGGCCCTGTTGATGTGATTAATGATATTTCCTTTATTGATGGGATATCTGTTGATTTGGGCGAAATTACAGGTGATACAACGTTTGAGGTTGATGTCCCTGTACCAGATGGCGTTGAACGGGTTGAACCCGAGACAGTAATCATTGAAGTAGAAACAACGGAAGAAGAAACATATGAATTTTCTGATGTAGAGATAGAAATTATCGGCTTATCTGAAGGGCAGAATTATACGTTCTTATCCCCTTCAGAAGGGTTGATTGACATTGTTGTAATGGGGAGTCCAAATGTTTTAGACCGCCTTGAAAGAGATGATATTCAAGTTTTCGTCAATGCTGAAGAGTTAGAAGATGGGGAGCATGAATTACCGATCGAATATCGAGGGCCTCAAAACATCCGAGTGGAAAAAGGCCGGACAGATGTGAATTTCATTGTTTACGAAAGAGGCTCTGAAAACTCACAAGTATCTGATTCGGACGGCGAAGAAGATGAAAATACATCTTAAAAGATGAATTTACCTACCATTCGAATATAGATAAAAACCTTAAGGAGAGATTCTAATGGGAAAGTTTTTTGGAACAGATGGTGTGAGAGGGGTAGCCAATAAAGAGCTAACACCTGAACTAGCTTTTAAGCTTGGTAGATTCGGTGGCTATGTACTAACAAAAGAAACAGAAAAACCAAAGATCCTAATCGGAAGAGATACAAGAGTTTCAGGACATATGCTTGAAGGGGCACTAGTTGCTGGATTGTTATCAATCGGTGCGGAAGTGATGCGTTTAGGCGTTATTTCTACACCTGGAGTGGCATATTTAACAAAGGCATTAAGCGCAGATGCAGGTGTCATGATTTCAGCATCTCATAATCCGGTTGAAGACAATGGGATTAAGTTTTTTGGATCTGACGGGTTTAAACTGTTAGATAGTCAAGAGGAAGAAATTGAGAAGCTTTTACAGCAAGAAAACGACATGGAAGATGACTTACCACGGCCAGTTGGTGGTGAAGTTGGTCAAGTGAATGATTACTTTGAGGGTGGTCAGAAGTACCTTCAGTTTTTAAAACAGACAATCACAGAAGATTTCTCTGGTTTAAACATTGCAATTGATTGTGCGCATGGAGCTGCTTCTCCACTTGCGACACATCTATTCGCTGACTTAGAAGCAGAGCAAATTTCAACGATTGGTAGCTCGCCAAATGGTGTAAATATCAATGATGGCGTTGGATCAACACATCCTGACCCACTTGTTGAACTTGTGAAAGAAAAAGGGGCTGACATTGGTCTCGCGTTTGATGGCGATGCAGATCGTTTAATTGCAGTCGATGAAAATGGTAAGATCGTTGATGGCGACCAAATCATGTTCATTTGTGCGAAGTATATGAAAGAACAAGGTCGATTAAACAATAATACGGCTGTATCAACAGTAATGAGTAACTTAGGGTTCTATAAGGCGTTAGAGGAAATCGGTGTTGAGACGAAGCAAACAGCAGTAGGTGACCGTTACGTGATGGAAGAAATGCGTAATGGCAGCTTCAACCTTGGTGGAGAGCAGTCTGGTCACATTATTTTCTTAGACTATACAACGACAGGTGATGGACTGTTATCAGCACTTCAGCTTTGCCAAATTGTGAAAGCAACAGGTAAGCCATTATCTGAACTTGCATCTGAAATGAAGAAATACCCGCAAAAACTTGTGAACGTACGAGTTGCAGATAAGCATGCACTTCACAACAATAGTGTCATTACAGATGAAATCAACGCAGTAGAAGCAGAAATGCAAGGTGAAGGCCGTATTCTTGTACGTCCATCAGGTACAGAGCCACTAGTACGTGTGATGGCAGAAGCGCCGTCTGAAGAGCTTTGTGATAAATACGTGCAAAAAATTGTTGATGTTGTGAAAAGGGAATTAGGTTCTTTAGAATAGTAGAAAACGCGCATGGATAGCACTTTCGATGTTATCCATGCATATTTTATATTATCTAAGAAATGTTTAAAGAAATACGTCATAGACTTAATGAAGGATGTCATCTCCTATTAACATGGTTTCATACCACTTTGATTAGCAACCATTGGACTAAAAAAAATGTCGTTTAAAGGAGGTGAAAAAGAGGGAAAAAAGCAAGTCTATAAGGGCAAGATTATGTCCAAAAATTTTGATTGACCATGCTCCAAGCCGTGTAGTATGATGTATGAGATTCAAAATAAGGAAGGAGGAACGGACAACTATTTTTTCCATTTTTAAAAGCGCCTGGACTATTCAGCGAACGGTAAAGGTTGAATAGTTGACGAGGAGGAGGTTTATCGAAGGTTCGGCGGATGCCTCCCGGTTGCTTACTCATCACAACCGAAAACGATGCCCTAAAACAGAAAGGCGACTTTCTGAACAAAAGGAATCGTAATGATGAGTCACAAGTATTCAAACCTTATGGGGAAGAGATTCAACATTGGTTTTTCATGGAATACTTGAATTCTAATGATTAAAAGATAAATGATAACGAATATAAAGAGTGGGGCAAGAGTGCCCCTGGCATTTCTTGTCCCACATGAGGGAGGAAATGTTTTATGTGTGGTATTGTTGGATACGTAGGAACAGAGGATGCTAAGGAGATTTTACTAAAAGGTCTTGAGAAGCTTGAATATAGAGGATACGACTCAGCAGGGGTTGCGATTGCAAATGATAAAGGTGTTCACGTTTATAAAGAAAAAGGCCGAATTGCAAGCCTTCGTGAAGTAGTTGACACGAATGAAGAAGGTTTTATCGGAATCGGTCATACGCGTTGGGCGACCCACGGAGCACCAAGCCAAGTGAATGCTCACCCTCATCAGAGCGAAACGAATCGCTTTACAATCGTACACAACGGAGTGATTGAGAACTACAATCAGTTAAGCCGTGAGTACCTTCAAGATGTTGACTTAGTCAGTGATACAGATACAGAAATTATCGTACAGCTGATTGACCGTTTTGCAAATGAAGGAATGACGACAGAAGAAGCATTCCGTAAAACATTAAGTCTATTGAAGGGATCATACGCGACTGCTCTGTTGGATAAGGAAGACCCTGAAACAATCTATGTTGGGAAAAACAAAAGTCCATTACTTGTTGGCTTAAGTGACGGCGTCAATGTTGTTGCAAGTGACGCGATGGCGATGCTACAAGTGACAAATGAATTCGTTGAGTTAATGGACGAAGAAATTGTTGTTGTAACACGTGAAAGTGCAACAATTAAAACATTAGACGGTACAGTTATGTCTCGCGATCCTTACACAGCGGAACTTGATGCAAGTGATATCGAAAAAGGTACGTACCCTCACTTCATGCTTAAAGAAATTGATGAGCAGCCTTTTGTTATGCGTAATATCATTACGAAATACCAAGACGAAGATGATCGTATTAAGCTTGACGAAGATATTCGCCAAGCGATGAACGATGCTGACCGTATTTATATTATTGCAGCTGGAACGAGTTACCACGCGGGACTTGTTGGAAAACAGCTGATCGAAAAGATTGCGAAAAAGCCGGTTGAAACGCATATCGCAAGTGAATTCTTGTACAACATGCCTTTAATTAGCGAAAAACCACTCTTTATTTTCATCTCCCAAAGTGGAGAAACAGCAGACCTTCGTGGTGTGTTAGTCAACGTGAAAAAACAAGGTCATAAAGCATTAACGATTACAAACGTACCTGGCTCTACGCTTTCTCGTGAAGCAGATTACACGTTACACACGTATGCAGGTCCAGAAATTGCCGTTGCATCAACGAAAGCTTACACAGCACAAATGGCTGTTTTAGCGATCTTAGCTGTTGATACGGCAAAAGCAGCAGGGGTTGAAATGGACTTTGATCCACTTCAAGAACTTGCGATCGTTGCAAATGCAATGGAAACATTAACAGACCAAAAAGAAGCTCTTGAAGTCATCGCTCGTGAATACTTGAGTGTTACTCGCAGCTGTTTCTTCATCGGCCGTGCTGTTGACTACTTCGTTTGTTTAGAAGGAGCATTGAAGCTGAAAGAGATCTCTTACATTCAAGCAGAAGGCTTTGCAGGCGGAGAATTAAAGCACGGAACAATTGCATTAATTGAAGAAGGAACACCAGTGGTTGGCCTTGCAACGCAAGAGCACGTAAACTTAAGCATTCGTGGAAACATGAAAGAAGTTGTTGCACGTGGTGCATCACCTTGCATGATCAGTATGGAAGGTTTCGAAGAGGAAGATGATGCACTTGTCATCCCACGAGTACACGAATACCTTACTCCACTTGTGAGCGTGATTCCACTTCAAATTATCTCTTACTACGCAGCACTACACCGTGACTGCGACGTCGATAAGCCACGTAACTTAGCAAAATCAGTTACAGTAGAATAAGCTAGTAACGCCGAGAGGAATTGTCCTCTCGGCGTTTTTGTGATAAATAGGGGATCTATGAGGTGAATTTATATTTATTTAATGGTTGTATATGGGGATGTATAGCCTTTTTGTTTTAAAAAGTTGATATTTACAATGGTAGTTGTCTGACCTTTATTTTTCGCTCAGTAATTCATGTTTTCTCGGGGATTGAGTCCTACATATTTGAGTCCGGGTCAGCTGAGTCAGACTCATTTTTGTAGGACTCAATTCATGAATAAAAACGAGAAAAAGCGAATGCGAGAGATCTTAAAATGAATAAAAATACAACCCGCCAGCGAAGTTTCCTACTATAATCCAATACACAGCTGCACTAATAAACTAC
The Bacillus shivajii DNA segment above includes these coding regions:
- the glmS gene encoding glutamine--fructose-6-phosphate transaminase (isomerizing), which gives rise to MCGIVGYVGTEDAKEILLKGLEKLEYRGYDSAGVAIANDKGVHVYKEKGRIASLREVVDTNEEGFIGIGHTRWATHGAPSQVNAHPHQSETNRFTIVHNGVIENYNQLSREYLQDVDLVSDTDTEIIVQLIDRFANEGMTTEEAFRKTLSLLKGSYATALLDKEDPETIYVGKNKSPLLVGLSDGVNVVASDAMAMLQVTNEFVELMDEEIVVVTRESATIKTLDGTVMSRDPYTAELDASDIEKGTYPHFMLKEIDEQPFVMRNIITKYQDEDDRIKLDEDIRQAMNDADRIYIIAAGTSYHAGLVGKQLIEKIAKKPVETHIASEFLYNMPLISEKPLFIFISQSGETADLRGVLVNVKKQGHKALTITNVPGSTLSREADYTLHTYAGPEIAVASTKAYTAQMAVLAILAVDTAKAAGVEMDFDPLQELAIVANAMETLTDQKEALEVIAREYLSVTRSCFFIGRAVDYFVCLEGALKLKEISYIQAEGFAGGELKHGTIALIEEGTPVVGLATQEHVNLSIRGNMKEVVARGASPCMISMEGFEEEDDALVIPRVHEYLTPLVSVIPLQIISYYAALHRDCDVDKPRNLAKSVTVE
- the glmM gene encoding phosphoglucosamine mutase, translating into MGKFFGTDGVRGVANKELTPELAFKLGRFGGYVLTKETEKPKILIGRDTRVSGHMLEGALVAGLLSIGAEVMRLGVISTPGVAYLTKALSADAGVMISASHNPVEDNGIKFFGSDGFKLLDSQEEEIEKLLQQENDMEDDLPRPVGGEVGQVNDYFEGGQKYLQFLKQTITEDFSGLNIAIDCAHGAASPLATHLFADLEAEQISTIGSSPNGVNINDGVGSTHPDPLVELVKEKGADIGLAFDGDADRLIAVDENGKIVDGDQIMFICAKYMKEQGRLNNNTAVSTVMSNLGFYKALEEIGVETKQTAVGDRYVMEEMRNGSFNLGGEQSGHIIFLDYTTTGDGLLSALQLCQIVKATGKPLSELASEMKKYPQKLVNVRVADKHALHNNSVITDEINAVEAEMQGEGRILVRPSGTEPLVRVMAEAPSEELCDKYVQKIVDVVKRELGSLE
- a CDS encoding CdaR family protein — translated: MDKWFSNPWVIKAVSVLIAVMLFLMVNMDNRNVNTQPGEIPGITDGSKVLEDVPLTILYDEDRYVVTDAPETVQVTLRGPQNILTVSQLARPQYEVFVDLRDKEAGDHYERVRHDGFPQDLSVSIVPMTVRVTMQEKQTVSFPVQIDLENQGELEEGYTIGTPTVNPSAVDVTAAQGIIEQIASVRTSVDVSGRNSPFQENGAVIVLDQNGNEIPVNTDPPAVEVTVPITSPNKEVPVNIEREGEVNEGLAIDSITANPDTVTIYGPVDVINDISFIDGISVDLGEITGDTTFEVDVPVPDGVERVEPETVIIEVETTEEETYEFSDVEIEIIGLSEGQNYTFLSPSEGLIDIVVMGSPNVLDRLERDDIQVFVNAEELEDGEHELPIEYRGPQNIRVEKGRTDVNFIVYERGSENSQVSDSDGEEDENTS